In a single window of the Mus pahari unplaced genomic scaffold, PAHARI_EIJ_v1.1 scaffold_7442_1, whole genome shotgun sequence genome:
- the LOC110315612 gene encoding carcinoembryonic antigen-related cell adhesion molecule 3-like, whose protein sequence is MMDSVAHSCKDSTSWQGLLFTVSLLTCWLHPTTSQLTIKSVPPIAVEGENVLLFVHNLPKNVKAFSWYSGVAPFKCCEIASHMIATNFTVMGLAHSGRETVLNNGSLLIKSVTRKDSGYYTLRTLDSTSRPEIIRAEFFVHRPLLGYKKHRTPSQLTIRLVPLRVEENINIFLWVFNLSEKLQAFAWHKGVLPLEHLKIASHSFLTNSTTLGYAYSDRVKVRNDGSLLLFNVKKKDTGLYTLRTISVDLISEWAIIDLQVNTP, encoded by the exons TCTCCCTTTTAACATGCTGGCTGCATCCCACTACTTCTCAGCTCACCATTAAATCAGTGCCTCCCATTGCTGTTGAAGGGGAAAATGTTCTTCTGTTTGTGCATAACCTGCCAAAGAATGTTAAAGCCTTTTCCTGGTACTCAGGAGTTGCACCATTCAAGTGTTGTGAAATTGCAAGTCATATGATAGCTACCAATTTTACTGTAATGGGACTTGCACACAGTGGTAGAGAGACAGTACTCAACAATGGATCTCTGTTAATCAAGAGTGTTACCAGAAAAGACTCAGGATACTACACTCTTCGAACACTTGATTCAACATCAAGACCTGAAATAATACGTGCAGAATTCTTTGTACACC GCCCACTATTAGGCTACAAGAAGCATCGTACCCCTTCTCAACTCACAATTCGTTTGGTGCCACTTAGGGTTGAAGAAAACATCAATATTTTTCTGTGGGTTTTTAATCTGTCAGAGAAGCTTCAAGCCTTTGCCTGGCACAAAGGTGTACTTCCACTTGAACATTTGAAGATAGCAAGCCATTCATTCCTCACCAATTCAACCACTCTGGGGTATGCATATTCTGACAGAGTGAAAGTACGCAATGATGGGTCCCTGCTTCTCTTCAATGTCAAGAAGAAAGACACAGGACTTTATACCCTACGAACAATATCTGTTGATTTGATATCAGAATGGGCCATTATTGACCTCCAAGTGAACA CACCTTGA